The segment gagaggagtggttggagagctgccaggcagagaaggacctgggagtgatggttgatagtcggctgaatatgagccagcagtgtgctcaggtggccaagaaggccaacggcatcctggcttgtatcagaaacagtgtgaccagcagggctagggaggtgatcgtccccctgtactcggctctggtgaggcctcacctcgagtactgtgttcagttttgggcccctcgctacaagaaggacatcaaggtgcttgagcgggtccaaagaagggcgatgaatctggtgaggggcctggagaacaagtcctacgaggagcggctgagggagctggacttgttcagcctggagaagaggaggttcaggggtgaccttatcgctctctacagataccttaaaggaggctgtagcgaggtgggggttggtctgttctcccacgtgccgggtgacaggacgagggggaatgggcttaagttgtgccagtggagttttaggttggatgttaggaagaacttctttactgaaagggttgtgaggcattggaacgggctgcccagggaggtggtggagtcaccatccctggaagtcttcaaaagatgtttagatgtagagcttagggatatggtttagtggggactgttagagttaggtcagaggttggactcgatgatcttgaggtctcttccaacctagaaattctgtgtgattctgtgattctgtgagggTATCTGTCTCATATCTGTTGGCTACTCCTTCCTTCAGACTGATGTGGCACCTAAGTCAGGATGGAAAATAACTCAAAGGCTGTAGGtgaaccctgcacaatgtgcccaaGAGTTCTTGTACCACcccaaaattttgtttcctgcttCCAACTTTTAGGTATGGAATGGCTTCTGTGCACCCAGGCTATCTTTTTCCAAACCCTCGTGCATGGTTCAGATCGCCCCAAGCCTCTTGGACGCAGTGGCCCCCTCTGTGTCGAAaactgaaagcagccctgaaggATGACTTCAGGCAAAAGCTGACACCTCTGACGTGACAACCCCTATCCAAGACCTCTTCCACTATGGGGCCTACCAGGTACTTAGAAAGAGCCGATCTCAGAAACTACATGCACAGcaagtgccttctgctgccctaGCATGGACACTGGCAGATGTGAGCCTAaaggcacagatcccagccaggagtcaagggtgacctgtcagctacttcagaaagagctCAACTCACAGGCCATTTAACAGCTAGTCCCTTCCTGCTGGACTTAGTGCTTCTGATGCACCACTGAGCTTGTAATACCACACCTACAAAACACCCCCTTTTTTGGCCAGGACCTGCCCAGGTAGAAATGATCTGGTTGTGATCCTCCAAGCTCATGGCacacctgctgggctcccagcctctctgacacACAGGAGCCAGTTCCGTGCCAGTCCTGTGTGGTGCTAGGGCAGGAGGAACCTTGCAGGCAATGTTCCAGCCCCATTCCTCGTGGCGGTCtctcagctccttgtgcacagTGAAGATCACACTCAAGTCCAGAAGCCTGAAGCTGGCCTAGCAGACACTCATGGGAAGCACCctcacagctccagccccagccccagccccagccccagctggtggtgctgctctgcagagcgagggggctgtggtgcccaggGCACGGGGGCACTCTGCAGGGCCGTGCTGGGTAGGCGgggaggcagacccagctcatggtgtcactgccattgccccagggctgcaaggaatcaCTCGCCAGGCTCCTTtgctgaggctgctgtgtgccctggggctgcagagctctcctctgcctgctcacaccagaTCAAGCACTTGAGCTCTTCTCAGGCCACCTCGGAGGAGATCCCCCCTTAGGAGGGAAGTGCTGCAGTGGAggccagctgtgccactgccttgcccactgcctgtccctgcctgcagtcccagcacagccccacagcagcactggcaccaagCTGAAGGAGCAGCCGGGCCTGAGcccaccagcagggctcagcaggacaGGACAGCAGTGGcaacagagcagctctgcatgtcCCAAGCGCTGGTGttccctggccgtgctgctgggatggaactcttttcctctgcaccccTGCACACAGGCACTGCCTCTTCACCgcccctgcagagccagacCAGGTCTCAGAGGAAGCACGTCAGACCAGGCAATGCAAGCTGCTTCCTGAAGTACACAGACAGACAGGCTCTTTGTGTACAGTTGCTGAGCTAGACTCGAAAAATACATACCGAAGTGGAGTTCGGATGACCAATATCATTTTAGTGGGTAACATTAACCGTTCTAAAACTAAGGAAATCCATTAataaaatgcacacacacaaacacaaagaaacagaatataGGCTGTTCCTATAATAAATGACATTAACACTCATCTGCAGAAGCAGACTGAGCACTTATTCTCTTGAAACACATTAAGTCATCAATCTCCACAGGGCTTCCTTGAGATCCTGGTTCCTCATACTGTAGATGAGAGGATTCAAtactggaggcaccaccgagtatAGAAATGCTACCACCAGGTCCAGGTATGGGTAAGAGATGGAGGgaggcttcaggtaggcaaacatggcagtgctgacaaacagagagaccacggccaggtgagggagggacgtggaaaaggctttgtgacggccctgctcagaggacatcctcagcactgtcctgaagatctgcacataggacaccacaatgaaaacaaaacaaccaaaggctgaagaaaaactaaacacaagtgccccaacttccctgaggtaggcacctgagcaggagagcttgaggatgtgggggatttcacagaagaactggtccacagcattgcctcaacagaggggcagggaaaatgtgttggccgtgtgcaggacagcattgagaaagccactgccccaggcagctgctgccatctgggcacaagctctgctgcccaggaggctcccgtagtgcaggggcttgcagatggcaacgtagcggtcataggccatgactGTGAGAAGGCAATACTCAGCTACTAcaatgaaagcaaagagaaagagttGGGCAGCACATGCTTCATAGGTGATgaccctggtgtcccagagggcattggccatggctttgggcagagtggtggagatgcagcccaggtcgaggagggcgaggttgaggaggaagaagtacatgggggtgtggaggtggtggtggcaggctacggcgctgaggatgaggccgttgctCAGGAGTGCAaccaggtagatgcccaggaagagcgcaaagtgcaggagctgcagctcgcgcgtgtctgcaaatgccaggAGCAGGAACTCAGTGactgagctgctgttggacatctgttatttctgtgaagCGGTCctgcacaaagagaaagaatagtAGTAATGTATATTAGACTTATCAGAGGAAAACtcagttttctcatttaaaaccaATTGATTGTCCACTTGCAGGCAgttatttttaaggtccctttaaTGACTTCCACCTGATACTGAGTCTCTCTGGGAGAAGAGTACTCTTCTGTGAGCAATGGAACAATCTGTCCTGCACTACAGCTCAAGGTAGCAACATGGTAGGAACATGGGGCAGTCTCAGATTCATTTCACTCCTGATATCAGAGATTTCCCTAGTTTTGTTCGAAGTTCATCACAAAGCAGACGTGTggagatttatttgtttatttgtttctttatttgattTGTACTCTTTGTTCAGCTGCTCCACCACACCTGATGAGTCTTTCTAAGGCATAAATCCTGGGCATTCAGCTGCACTCCAAGTGAAACCTTGTACATCTTCAGAGTCACAGATACTGCATTTTTAGAGCAGAATGCTCTTCTGAGAGGAGTCCATCAGTTCTGGGCTCAGCTGCTCTATGTTGGCCGGTCTTTTAGCTACAGTGTAATTCTGCTCCTATGTTCCTagtgtcatagaatcatagaatatcctgactTGAAAGTGTTCGACAAGGATCATCAGATCCCACCACTGAATTTGTACatgaccacccaaaaatcagtcTATATGCCTGAGGGGGTTGcccaaatatttaaattctgacAGCAttagtgctgtgaccacttccctgtggtgcctgttccagtgcctacaGAACCTGGACACTGCTgagtttttctaaaacagaaatcctgGGCATTCCCCCTGCACTTGAAGGGAAACTTTGTGTCTGCTCAGAGAAAAAGGGACTGTCCCTACAGTGCACAGTGTCCTTTAGTGAGGACAGACAATctgtccatcagtgctggtctcAGCCGCCCTGTGAGAGTTGCAGGAAAGTTGGACTCAGTAGTTCATCTGAAACGAACCTGaacactgctgagagcagaggaatcCAGGCTCAAAGTGCCCATCTCCACACCCCTCACCCTGTCCCTCCACCCAAACACACCGAAGGCTCACTTCATGGGCATGTgaaacccccatccccagccagcctgggaacaagaccagcagcagcacggccagctggagaagccaggaggaatgccagcgtgctgctgccaggggaggcaaggccagggagggacagacggacactcagcagaccctcctgtgctgcagctctgcctgacaggaggcagctcctgctggggaaaCCGGTGGCTTGAGGGCAGAGGCCATGCTGgtgggaaaggagagcaggGGGTGTCCCAGGGAAGGCGCCTGCCCTGCAGGGGACGGCAGGGAGGTGCCTGAGCCCTCCCTCGCACAgcatttctggcagcagctccctctcactgCCTCCCCTGCTCATATCTCTACTGCCTTCCTATGTCCCTGCTGGAAACAGGATCTCTGTCCCCACATATCTTCCATGTCCTAGCTCACAGACCCCATCCCACAAGCTGTGTGCTtcatgaatcatagaatcatagaatatcctgagttggaagggacccttaaggatcatcaagtccaaatgTGATACAGGGCATCACAGGGGTTGCAGCTCCTTAAGACCTGATAAGCCCTGAGGAGATAACAAACGTTGTTGTTTCAGTCTTTAGGCTGAGGTGCCTGAAGggattttattaatttaattgttGCCATGTTGATCTCTCCCTGCAATACGTTTGGAATCTCAGTCTCCTGTACAATCCAGACAATTCATTGTCATGAAACCTGCCTCCCAACCACACCAAGAATCTGAAAGCACAGAATCCAAGCAAGTCTTCCATTTCAGATAAACCAAGCCTCGgtcttccttttaaaatgccCCCTAAAAATACCATTCTCTAAAACGTCTTGTATGCCACATTACAGGTAGAATAAGACCCATCCTGACAGATGCTATCAGTCATGTGATGTGCCAGCTGTAAAtgacccctctggcaaccccacctgcatggccctgctgccagagcctcacagTGTcaggagcctgcagatgtgtcctgccacacgctgccctctgttgttgcgctcctcagtgcctccaagccctctctccttctgtcctctctgtgtgccagctgcggtcagagcccccagccctgctgcgctgtgcagaggagctgctcctgggcacagctgtctctctgcaccagggccctcttgccacgagctctctctctcccatgagcctggcccagctcagcagcacagcaccagcccaaggcactgcaatcacccctctgggggctttgctgatgagcccacgagcctcaggcactcagagacaattgaagacatctctccagaaggccaagtcagaggcaagtttcctgcagtgtccccctgagggccagcactgacacagcctcccttggagctcgttagagcagaacactggaggcagtgaggacaaggagacaaaggcaatgtgaaggtgacactgatgtgtaggaaaactggatgtgtgtcaccaagcacaagggccaggccTTGACCCTTCGCCCGTaggaagggagatcctttctcttcacaccttgctcagggctctttgtggggaagtaggagatggggatgtgcatggaCAAGTGaggagaatggtacgaccccTGCCTGCTTCATGGGCGGGGGCGAGAAGGCAATGAGGTCCCGGTGTTTTAACAATATGTGTCCTCATTGGCATTGGTGGCTTAGAAAGCAGCCATAGACACAGACACCAAGACTTTGGTTCTGTTGGGACTTTCAGCCTTTCCAGTGTCGTTGCTCTTCGCTGAACCTGTCAGCTTCCTAAAGAGCTGCCTTATGAGGAGAATGGTCACCAAGAAGGTCTGAGTTATCAGATTTCCTAGGAAATGCCAGACCTCTACCTTTTTCCCTGTTCCTGTAGACCATTTTTTTGTGGTGTCTCACAGACAGATCTGAGCTCAGTCTGATAACTCCGATTTTCTTGGTGGCCATGTCCCTCATCAGGCAGttctgtaggaagctggccttGCTCCTGTTGAGCAGGCCCCACTGCTCGTACAGCATCCCTCATGGAGGGTGTTCACAAGTCTATGGAGCTGGATGGGATATAGCCGAGTGTACTGAGGGATCTGGTCCAATTCCTAACCCCAGACACTGCGAGGagagatcctgcacccccatGTCTGGCTCGGGGCTTTTCCTGGAGGTCTGAGGAAAGTGGTGGGAAGTGTGATGCCACAAGAAGAACACTGGTATGACCCCTCTCCTGGGTGGAGACACTGTATGAAACACGGGTATGACCAcatctcctgtgaagaaagactaagagagctgaggctgttcagcctggagaaaagaaggctccggGGTGACCTCTATGTGGCCTTTCAGTATTAAAAGTGGTGTATAAAAAGATGGAGTgtgactctttgctcaatcaggacaaaggggaatggttttaagctaaaagaggggagaCTTAGATTACAGGTTGGCAGAAAAATTCTTcaattacagaatcacacagaatcacagaatttcgaggttggaagagacctcaagatcatcgactccaacctctgacctaacactaacagtccccactaaaccatatccctaagctctacatctaaacatcttttaaagacttccagggatggtgactccaccacctccctgggcagcctgttccagtgcctcacaaccctttcagtaaagaagttcttcctaacatccaacctaaaactccactggcgcaacttaagcccattcccccttgtcctgtcaccaggcacgtgggagaacaggccaacccccacctcgctacagcctcctttaaggtatctgaaaagagcaataaggtcacccctgagcctcctcttctccaggctgaacaagtccagctccctcagccgctcctcgtaggacttgttctccaggcccctcaccagcttcgtcgcccttctctggacccgctcaagcacctcgatgtccttcttgtagcgaggggcccaaaactgaacacagtactcgaggtgcggcctcaccagagccgagtacagggggacgatcacctccctagccctgctggtcacactgtctctgatacaagccaggatgccgttggccttcttggccacctgagcacactgctggctcatattcagccgactgtccaccatcactcccaggtccttctctgcctggcagctctccaaccattcctctcccagcctgtagttctgcttggggttattgcgccccaggtgcaggacccggcacttggccttgttgaacttcatacagttgacctcagcccatcggtgcagcctatccagatcctcctgcagagccttcctgccctcgagcagatcgacacacgcacctagcttggtgtcatctgcaaacttactgagggtgcactcaatgccgtcatccagatcattgatgaagatgttaaagaggaccggccccagcaccgagccctgggggacgccactagtgactggcctccaactggacttgactccatttaccacaactctttgggcccggctatccagccagtttctaacccaacgaagcgtgcgccagtccaagccaagagcagccagtttcttgaggagaatgctgtgggagacggtgtcaaaagccttgctgaagtcaaggtagaccacatccacagcctttccctcatccacccagcgcgtcactttgtcgtagaaggagatcaggttcgtcaagcaggacctgccttccataaacccatgctgactgggcctgatcgcctgcttgccctgcaagtgccgcatgatgactcccaagaggatctgctccatgagcttccctggtactgaggtcaaactgacaggcctgtagttccccgggtctgccctctggcccttcttgtagatgggcgtcacgtttgctagccaccagtcagctgggacctcccctgatagccaggactgctgataaatgatggacaggggcttggccagctcctctgccagttctctcagtaccctcgggtggatcccatccggccccattgacttgtgcacatccaagtgccgtagcaggtcaccaaccagttcttcgtggatggtgagggccacatcctgctccccgtccccttccaccagttctgggtactgggtctgtcccctcccagctcctgctgctcccccagcctgcccgttggcaggacagagcgagaagctgaaaagtccttggcttagtgtaagcactgctctgcaacaattaaaacatcagtgtgttatcaacattattctaaTCTTAAATCCCAAACACACCACCCTCCCAGTtgctaggaggaaaattaactctatcctagctgaaaccaggacaagtgAGCAGCTCCTTGGGTGTATTCCTGACACCAGCTTTGCAAGAAGCAGAGATGTGGCAGAgatgccactgcagagacaacTTTCACCAAGGTACACGAGACCTAAGGGCTTAGTGAAGTACAAGAGCTCAAGAGAACAACATAgaagccaaaagagagcagcagtgaaaaggccacatcctgctgctggccatggctctagggaagcagcagccccgacccgaaggcagcagagaggcagagcccagcgggcagtgaggggcagtcTCAAGGTccactggggctgctcctctgtgtggcagcagctccagaggagatgggaagagataGTATCTGAGACCAATGAAGTTCTCGTGGattctttattctccttttccACACAGGAAGCCAAGTTCTGTAGGTACATAAGATGATTGggtgaaagtaaataaattaaaaaaaaaataggatgcCATGAACAGAATTCAACCAAAATCACAATTTTAAGagataatattaataataataaaataattgcaacCTACTGTACAAAGAGATTGTTCAGATAACCTGTGTGTCCATTTAATATTATAGGCACACTATTGATGCAAAAGAAGCATGTATCCAATGAGTTTCCACAAGGCGtgcttgagctcctggttcctcatgctgtagatgagggggttcagtgctggaggcaccaccgagtacagaaatgacaccaccaTGTCCAGGGATGAggaagagatggaggggggcttcaggtaggcaaccAAGGCAGTGCTGAGAGTCAgagagaccacagccaggtgagggaggcatgtggaaaaggctttgtgccggccctgttcagagggcatcctcagcactgccctgaagatctgcacatacgagaaaacaatgaaaacaaaacaaccacagcccaaagaaacactaaacacaagtgccccaacttccctgaggtaggcatctgagcaggagaacTTGATGATGTGGGGgacttcacagaagaactggtccacagcattgccttggcagaggggcagggaaaacgtgttggccgtgtgcaggacagcattgagaaagccactgccccaggcagctgctgccatctgggcacaagctctgctgcccaggaggctcccgtagtgcaggggcttgcagatggcaacgtagcggtcataggccatgatggtgagaagagaATACTCTGCTCCAATGAAGAATACGAAAAAGAGGACttgagcagcacagccttgataagagatggccctggtgtcccagagggcattggccatggctttgggcagagtggtggagatgcagcccaggtcgaggagagcgaggttgaggaggaagaagtacatgggggtgtgcaggtggtggtggcaggctacggcgctgaggatgaggccgttgcccaggagggcagccaggtagatgcccaggaagagcgcgaagtgcaggagctgcagctcgcgcaTGTCtgtgaatgccagcaggaggaactcactgacagagctgctgttgggcatttgctggTTCTGGACATGGACACtgccaaatgagaaaaaaaaataaataaataaatagagagtGTTACGAGTAATGTCTCTgagcaaaactgagaaaattCACAATTAAAGCCTTACATTCCCTGTTTCCAAGAAGACCTTTGCCTATATCCTTGTCTGGAGCCCTGCTTTGTGCTTGCTGAGTGTCCTGTACACTGCAGCTtcctctgcccagcagctcccagtgagcctgctctgctccatttGAGGTTCCAAGAGGGAAGGTTCCTGGGCAGTGGCCCCCTCTGCTGAGTGAGGGGTGTTTGGCTCTGTGCCTCTGTGTGCATCTTCCCTGTTCAATACCCAGGAGACAAAACCAGAAGGTGGATTGTGCGTGTCTGGCCGGAGAACAGGGAGCATCTCCTCCTGCTTCACCCGCCATGCACAGCACTCCCTGTCAGAATCAGACACCACCAGCTGCCACGCTGGGCAAGGGAGAGAAGCAGGcatgggcaggcagggcagaccCAACCCAGTGCAGAGGCTGTGGTGTTGGTAAGGTAGAGCCTGTCCTCACAGCCCTGTGCCATCAGGCTGGCACAGACAGCAGAGGGACAAGAGCTCTGGAGTGGAAGAAGAGTTTGGAATATGCTCCTTGTCATATGGTAGGAATTTGGGAGTAAGACctctgtggagccaggagttggactcgatgatccttgtgggtcccttccaacttgggatactctatgattttgtgattctgtgacttcttCCATGGAGGAAGGTGGAGGGGGCCTGCAGCAAATGTGTCTACTGACACAGAGTTTTAGGGTTCAGACACCCCATATTCTCAGCCCCCCATATTATACAAGCTGTGACAGAAGCTCtgagggggagagaggagacCAGGGGGTGCTGCAAGGAAGGCGCCTGCACTGCAGGGGAtggcagggagggggcagctccctctcactgcctgcccatgtccctgctgcctgcagatgTTCTGCCAGCAGCTCGTTCATCACTAACCTGTGCATGTCTCAACATTTAATGCAGTAGGAAGCTCAGTCACCTGTGCAAATCCAACCTGTCTGTTAACACAGAACCTGCCCCAGAATCAGAGCAGAAGAGGCAGGCAGAGTGCAAAAAGAGCCTTCTCTTTGCAGGCATCCCCTGCCCTGTTCTTCCTCTAAAAAagcccctgggcagctcctggggcaggctgagtgctgagcctggcagacagcagaggccctgccccagcacacagcccctggggcacagcagggaccctgctctgcaccacaaCCCTGGGcacccctgcagctgccctgcagcaccttcTCCGCCACACCGCACAAGCACGAGAGACatcctggcagctcctggccaggcAGAGACATCCCGCATCCAGGAGCCCCTTCCACGAACCTTCCCTGCACtgtcctgcagccagagacttaccgtGGGC is part of the Anas acuta chromosome W, bAnaAcu1.1, whole genome shotgun sequence genome and harbors:
- the LOC137847320 gene encoding olfactory receptor 14C36-like, with the protein product MPNSSSVSEFLLLAFTDMRELQLLHFALFLGIYLAALLGNGLILSAVACHHHLHTPMYFFLLNLALLDLGCISTTLPKAMANALWDTRAISYQGCAAQVLFFVFFIGAEYSLLTIMAYDRYVAICKPLHYGSLLGSRACAQMAAAAWGSGFLNAVLHTANTFSLPLCQGNAVDQFFCEVPHIIKFSCSDAYLREVGALVFSVSLGCGCFVFIVFSYVQIFRAVLRMPSEQGRHKAFSTCLPHLAVVSLTLSTALVAYLKPPSISSSSLDMVVSFLYSVVPPALNPLIYSMRNQELKHALWKLIGYMLLLHQ